The Petrotoga miotherma DSM 10691 genome includes a region encoding these proteins:
- a CDS encoding transcription repressor NadR: MRKQERLKKILNILSTSKYSIPGQQLAERFGVTRQVIVKDIAILKAQGYDIQSSPKGYSMNKNNKLIKLIAVKHTPEQIEDELKAIVNCGGRVIDVSVEHPVYGELSGRIDVDSIEEVETFIAKLKTSKPLSIINNGVHLHRIEVENEDQFNCIKRELKKRKILLD, encoded by the coding sequence TTGAGAAAACAAGAAAGGCTAAAAAAAATACTTAACATTCTTTCTACAAGTAAATATTCAATACCAGGGCAACAACTTGCTGAAAGATTTGGTGTAACAAGGCAAGTAATAGTAAAAGATATTGCTATTCTGAAAGCCCAAGGTTATGATATACAATCTTCACCAAAAGGTTATTCAATGAATAAGAACAATAAATTGATTAAACTGATTGCTGTTAAACACACCCCGGAACAAATTGAAGATGAATTAAAAGCCATTGTAAACTGTGGTGGTAGAGTAATTGACGTTTCGGTAGAGCATCCTGTATATGGAGAATTAAGTGGTAGAATTGATGTAGATTCCATCGAAGAAGTAGAAACCTTTATAGCAAAATTAAAAACTTCTAAACCTTTATCAATAATAAACAATGGAGTTCATTTACACAGGATTGAAGTAGAAAACGAGGATCAATTTAACTGCATAAAAAGAGAACTAAAAAAGCGAAAAATTTTGTTAGACTAA
- a CDS encoding lipid-binding SYLF domain-containing protein, whose amino-acid sequence MKKSILATLIILLFSFSLFAAVEDTIKDARFAVEELLSKPDSGAFVQLVEMSEGLVIFPTFYKLGYVVGGQYGEGIVLRKDSETGKWYGPSFVNIYGLSWGAQIGVQSAALILVVMNEKGMEGFMGNNFTLGGSVGISAGPLGRQLSADLDYKLQASIYSYSIAKGFYAGVSVEGAYIRADDNANEDYYNESLSPEQILKEKEVDNEAKQIVELLEKAILEKQLKEKETT is encoded by the coding sequence ATGAAAAAAAGCATTTTAGCAACTCTCATTATCCTACTGTTTTCATTTAGCCTATTTGCTGCAGTTGAAGATACTATTAAAGACGCACGTTTCGCTGTTGAGGAGTTATTATCAAAACCAGATAGCGGAGCTTTTGTTCAATTAGTAGAAATGTCAGAAGGCTTAGTAATTTTTCCTACATTTTATAAATTGGGTTATGTGGTTGGTGGACAGTATGGTGAAGGCATTGTATTAAGAAAAGATAGTGAAACAGGAAAATGGTACGGACCATCATTTGTAAATATATATGGATTAAGCTGGGGAGCACAAATAGGAGTACAATCCGCAGCGTTAATTTTAGTTGTAATGAATGAAAAAGGAATGGAAGGGTTCATGGGAAACAACTTTACCTTAGGAGGTTCAGTCGGTATTTCTGCTGGACCATTGGGTAGACAGCTTTCTGCAGATTTAGATTATAAATTACAAGCATCCATATATTCTTATTCTATTGCAAAGGGTTTCTACGCTGGAGTTTCTGTTGAAGGGGCTTATATAAGAGCAGATGATAATGCCAATGAGGATTATTATAACGAATCTCTTTCACCTGAGCAAATTTTAAAAGAAAAAGAAGTCGATAACGAAGCAAAACAGATAGTAGAACTATTAGAAAAAGCGATATTAGAAAAGCAATTAAAAGAGAAAGAAACAACTTAA
- a CDS encoding undecaprenyl-diphosphate phosphatase produces MKEIILGIVQGLTEFLPVSSSGHLAIFSSFMNIDTNVPYFALLHLSTFFAVLFFVWKEVVSLIKGLFKLEKESLSLILKLIISSIPAAIVGFTLESSIESAFSSLTLIGVFLMVTAIFLLISDTLKGKKSLAEITYVDALVIGLMQALAIFPGISRSGATLFGALLMKTKREDALKYSFLMSLPVTFGAGIFEINKVTFSPSVIFGSLFAFLFGLLGLYLLKKTVLVGKLKYFSYYCFAIGLIAIII; encoded by the coding sequence GTGAAAGAAATCATATTAGGAATTGTTCAAGGTCTAACGGAATTTCTACCAGTATCCAGTTCAGGACATCTGGCTATATTTTCATCCTTTATGAATATCGATACCAACGTACCATATTTCGCCCTTCTTCATTTATCCACCTTTTTTGCAGTATTGTTCTTTGTTTGGAAGGAAGTTGTCAGTTTGATCAAGGGACTCTTTAAATTGGAAAAAGAATCACTTTCTCTAATCCTTAAATTAATCATTTCTTCGATTCCAGCTGCTATTGTAGGTTTCACTTTGGAATCTTCGATTGAATCAGCCTTTTCTTCTCTTACATTGATTGGAGTTTTTTTAATGGTAACAGCCATCTTTTTATTAATCTCTGACACACTAAAAGGCAAAAAGAGTTTAGCAGAGATAACCTATGTTGATGCTTTGGTTATAGGTCTCATGCAAGCCCTTGCAATATTTCCGGGGATATCTAGAAGTGGGGCAACGTTGTTCGGTGCTCTTTTAATGAAAACAAAAAGGGAAGATGCACTGAAATATTCCTTTTTGATGAGCCTCCCTGTAACCTTTGGGGCAGGTATTTTTGAAATAAATAAGGTAACTTTTTCTCCTTCGGTAATTTTTGGAAGTTTGTTTGCGTTCTTGTTTGGCTTATTGGGATTGTATCTACTGAAAAAAACGGTACTGGTTGGAAAATTAAAGTATTTTTCATATTACTGTTTTGCTATCGGCCTCATAGCCATTATTATTTAG
- the fba gene encoding class II fructose-1,6-bisphosphate aldolase, which produces MPYVNTKDILEKANKEYYAVAAFNINNLEFLQAIVEGGIEKKSPLIIETSEGAMKYAGMGDPLRGASLFVKMVREFADSLDIPIALHLDHGKNFKYIISAIKAGYSSVMIDASDKPLEENIKTTKDIVRIAHAAGVSVEAELGKLAGIEDNVASSESVLVNPDEAKYFVEETQVDFLAPAIGTSHGAFKFKGEAKLDFDRLKKVKELTKMPLVLHGASSVVQEMVEIAENYGADFGGSKGVPSDILKETVRLGINKVNTDTDLRMAFVAGLREFLHNNPKEFDPRKYMDTAKAYVKKVVSDRLELLGSANKA; this is translated from the coding sequence ATGCCTTACGTAAACACAAAAGATATTTTAGAAAAGGCGAATAAAGAGTACTATGCTGTTGCAGCTTTTAACATTAACAATCTCGAGTTTCTTCAAGCTATTGTCGAAGGAGGGATAGAGAAAAAATCTCCCCTGATAATCGAAACAAGTGAAGGAGCAATGAAGTATGCTGGTATGGGTGATCCTTTGAGAGGAGCAAGCCTGTTTGTAAAAATGGTTAGAGAGTTTGCAGATTCTTTAGATATACCAATCGCTCTGCATTTAGACCACGGGAAGAATTTTAAATATATAATATCCGCAATAAAAGCTGGTTATTCATCTGTAATGATAGATGCATCGGATAAACCATTGGAAGAAAATATAAAAACTACGAAAGATATTGTAAGAATAGCCCATGCAGCGGGTGTTTCAGTGGAAGCAGAATTAGGAAAGTTAGCTGGAATAGAAGACAACGTTGCTTCATCTGAATCAGTCCTAGTTAATCCCGATGAGGCGAAATATTTTGTAGAGGAAACCCAAGTTGATTTTCTAGCTCCAGCCATTGGTACTTCCCACGGGGCATTTAAGTTTAAAGGAGAAGCTAAATTAGACTTTGATAGATTGAAAAAAGTTAAAGAATTGACAAAAATGCCTTTGGTACTACACGGTGCTTCAAGTGTTGTGCAAGAAATGGTCGAAATAGCTGAAAATTATGGAGCTGATTTTGGAGGATCAAAAGGTGTGCCTTCAGATATTTTGAAAGAAACCGTTCGACTAGGTATAAATAAAGTAAATACTGATACTGACCTTAGAATGGCTTTTGTTGCAGGATTAAGAGAATTTTTACATAACAACCCCAAAGAGTTTGACCCTAGAAAATACATGGATACAGCAAAAGCCTATGTGAAAAAGGTGGTTTCAGATAGGTTAGAACTTTTAGGTTCTGCTAATAAAGCTTAA